In Holophagales bacterium, one DNA window encodes the following:
- a CDS encoding roadblock/LC7 domain-containing protein, giving the protein MANRAELIQQVLKTLVLNTPDVEGAAMVTADGLALASALPAGTDEDRVAAMAAAVLSLGDRTAHELQRGSLEQVYVKGSSGYVILMQAGSEAVLEVIAGPAAKLGMVLLDMKRASQELARLL; this is encoded by the coding sequence ATGGCCAATCGTGCCGAACTGATCCAACAGGTCCTCAAGACCCTTGTCCTCAATACCCCCGACGTCGAAGGCGCGGCGATGGTCACCGCCGACGGCCTGGCGCTCGCCTCGGCGCTGCCGGCGGGAACCGACGAAGACCGCGTCGCGGCGATGGCCGCCGCGGTTCTGTCGCTCGGCGATCGCACCGCCCACGAGCTGCAGCGCGGCTCGCTCGAGCAGGTCTACGTGAAGGGCAGCTCGGGCTACGTGATCCTCATGCAGGCCGGCAGCGAGGCGGTGCTCGAGGTGATCGCCGGTCCGGCGGCCAAGTTGGGCATGGTCCTGCTCGACATGAAGCGCGCCTCCCAAGAGCTGGCGCGTCTGCTGTGA
- a CDS encoding PAS domain-containing protein has product MQDMRPEEIVGDRRAVDLTYHDGTSRKVFVTEIETPFPTGELIVSQTDLAGTITMCNEAFVHMSGYRHEDLVGAPHHILRHPDMPAAAFADLWTTVRGGGRWHGYVKNLRRDGGFYWVYATVIPKVRRGEVVGFTSVRRQPSRTKVEQARLLYATMRSA; this is encoded by the coding sequence ATGCAAGACATGCGACCCGAGGAGATCGTCGGCGACCGCCGCGCGGTGGATCTCACCTATCACGATGGCACGTCGCGCAAGGTCTTCGTCACCGAGATCGAGACGCCGTTCCCCACCGGCGAGCTGATCGTCTCCCAGACCGACCTCGCCGGCACGATCACCATGTGCAACGAGGCCTTCGTGCACATGTCGGGATACCGTCACGAGGACCTCGTCGGCGCCCCGCACCACATCCTGCGTCATCCCGACATGCCGGCCGCGGCCTTCGCCGATCTCTGGACCACCGTGCGCGGCGGCGGGAGATGGCACGGCTACGTCAAGAACCTGCGGCGCGACGGCGGCTTCTACTGGGTCTACGCCACGGTCATCCCGAAGGTCCGTCGCGGCGAGGTCGTCGGCTTCACCTCGGTCCGCCGCCAGCCGTCACGAACCAAGGTCGAGCAGGCGCGCCTGCTCTACGCCACGATGCGCAGCGCCTGA
- a CDS encoding PhnD/SsuA/transferrin family substrate-binding protein, whose amino-acid sequence MSYRFALSPDVHARDLSNWFVLNTRLQRALGTAIHPVVFDDFADLHEAIAGGNVDIVYANAADTALLLRRHGFSPLARARQVADEALVAVAATSPIHALEALPSRIRAAATDAPDVERICRILLEPADLGAADIDVIAKRNYVLVAKSVAIGESEVGFFLRQAFDELSDLTRGMLRPLISSQIYVVSHCLLASERLAGFVPQILGALESMADDPTVADLLLGLGAPRGWERLTLEDAEFMVDLMDTLES is encoded by the coding sequence ATGAGCTACCGCTTCGCCCTGAGCCCGGACGTTCACGCGCGCGACCTGTCCAACTGGTTCGTTCTCAACACGCGCCTCCAACGGGCGCTCGGGACCGCCATCCACCCCGTCGTCTTCGACGACTTCGCCGACCTGCACGAGGCGATCGCCGGCGGCAACGTCGACATCGTCTATGCCAATGCCGCCGACACGGCGCTCCTGCTGCGTCGCCACGGCTTCTCGCCGCTCGCCCGCGCCCGCCAGGTCGCCGACGAGGCGCTGGTGGCCGTCGCCGCGACGTCGCCGATCCACGCCCTCGAGGCCCTCCCCTCGCGGATCCGCGCTGCCGCCACCGACGCGCCGGACGTGGAGCGGATCTGTCGCATCCTTCTCGAGCCCGCCGATCTCGGCGCCGCCGACATCGACGTGATCGCCAAGCGCAACTACGTGCTGGTCGCCAAGTCGGTGGCGATCGGAGAGAGCGAGGTCGGGTTCTTCCTTCGCCAGGCCTTCGACGAGCTCTCGGACCTGACCCGTGGCATGCTCCGCCCGCTCATTTCGAGCCAGATCTACGTCGTCAGCCACTGCCTGCTGGCCAGCGAGCGCCTGGCCGGGTTCGTGCCGCAGATCCTGGGCGCCCTCGAGTCGATGGCCGACGACCCGACCGTCGCCGACCTGCTGCTCGGTCTCGGTGCGCCGCGAGGCTGGGAGCGCCTGACGCTCGAGGACGCCGAGTTCATGGTGGACCTGATGGACACACTCGAGAGCTGA